The genomic window GGAACGAGATTGCCGGGGAAACCGGAAACCGGGCTAGTCGTGTTGATTCCGAGCAGTCCGCCGGACTGGTAACCCGCGGTCAGACTGTCGCCGACACCGACGATGCGCGAGAATATCGCCGCGCCGGTCGGTTGCGGGGGCGGGCGGTTCGACGTGCTGCTGCCGCTCGAACACGCGCAGAGGAGCACCGTCGCCGCGAGCGTTGTCGCTGCGATCGTGCGCGCGCTGTTGATGGATTGCATCCGCATTTCGTTCACCTCAGAACGGCAGAACACTTGGCGAGCCAAGACCGATCTGGAACTGCAGCTGCGTGGCTTTGAGGCCGCCGATCTGCGGAATGACCGGGTTTTGCGAGCACGGTGTTGCAAGGCAATGGAGACCGTATATCCGATATGGGTTATAGTTGGTCGGACTTCCGCTATTGAGAACGAGCTGCACGAAGCCGTTCTTCCCGAAGCGCTCCGACGCGCCAAGGAAGTACGACGCGATGTGCTGCGGGTACGGATCGGCAGGCAGATAGTCGCGCGACGATTGCGGTTGATAAAAGAGCTTGGTGCGCGCGTCGAGGTTATACTCGACATACACGATCTGGTATATCTGGGCGTGGTTGTCTTGGTTCAGTCCGTTTCGGTGCGTGAGCCATGTCGGCGCCGCGGTAAATGTCGCGAACATCTTCGGCGTCGAGAGGAATGGCAGCGTGATCGCGAGCGAATCGTATTGCGCGGTGCGCGTGTTGATGCCGAACCTAGGAAAGCCTTTGTACCAAAAGGCGACGATATCTTGCGGTCCTTTGCCGACCGTTGAATTGCGCGATACATACGTCGGCGTCACGACGATCGGCAGCTTGCCGAGGCGGAAAAGCTTCTCAACGTTGAAGATCGTGAATCGATCTTTGGTCGTCGCATCGATATTGGTCGTGCTCAGATCCACCGTGCCGACCGGCGGCGCCAGGCCTTGGATGAAGAGCGGAACGATGCCGCTGTCAAAGCCGACCGGGTAGTGTTGGACTTCGTAGTAGCTCGCCGCGACGCGCAGCGTCGGACTGAACCCGTACGACGCGACAAGGTCCACGCCGCCCGGCAGCCAGCGCTTGCCGAATGATCCGACGTCGCCTAACGGGTACGCCGCGCTGATATCTGCGGTATACGAGTATCCGACTGGCAGACCGGCTTGCGAACCTGCCGGGATCTTCGGGTAGGCGTTGCTCGAGACTCCGGGGCTCGGACTAGCGGTCGCGCCGCCATGCAATGCCCATTTGATCGCGGCGTTCGCGCCCGGCACCACCTGCGTGCCCAAGGCCGACGCTCCATCCGCGCGTGCGGGAAGCATGAGCGAACCGACGACCGCGAGCATTGCGCCGCTTGCAATGGCGGCGCGCAGCGCCGTTGAATGCAGCCGCGACTGGATCTCGATACGACCCATCAAGTGACCTCCGCTGATGTCGCGATAGGATCCGCAAACGGTCAGCCAGGTCTATCGCGCCCCGCCGAACCTCATGGTTCGTCCGGACCCGGATGCTACCTCTTCTCACGCGAAAGACGCGCGGACGGCCGGCGTATCGCCGGCCGTCCGCGCATTCGCGTCGGATTACTTTGCTCTTCCGCTACTTGACGATATAGACCGTCCGCATGCCATGTGAATCGTAGTGGAATGCGCAGCCGAACATGTAGAATCCGGGCGGTCCGCTATTGTACTTCAGCGAGTGTTGACCGGGGCTAAGCGGACCGGTGCTGAACATCGGCGTGTTGATCAATGTTCCCGCCGGCGACTGCGTGCTGCCGCCATTGAACGTGGGCGGGAAAGGAGCGTTGTTCCGCGTCGCGTTGCCAAGGAAGCTCGCCGTGTGCGGAAACGAAGCGTCGACATTCATAAAAATCACGCGTGTATTCGCCGTCAGCTGGACGACCTGTGAAACCGTGGATTTGACGCCCCTGAAATAGCCGAGCACGACTCCGTAGTGGGCGCTCTTAAAGGTCGATTCGCCGTTCAATCTGATCCCGACGCCCTCTGCGGAATCAGGTTGAATCCCGTCACCGGAAAGACTGAGGACCGTACCGGCTTGTCCTGCCATTCCGTTCGACGCCATGTTGGAATGCGGAAGCGCTGACGCGCCGCCGCACCCGGCCAATGCCAGCAGACCCGCGGCTGCGAGCAAATACCCAAACCCCCTCGAGACCATGAACGCCACCCCCATCGTGAAATGCAAAACCCTGTGAGTAAAACGATATCATGCGATTGCGCGCTGTCAATCGGGCCAACGGCCCGGTACACGCGGTTCGCTTTCAGCGAGCATTCAGAAAGGCGGCGTTCTCGCTAGTTCTTTTCTTTAAACGCAAGCGAGACGGAGTTCATGCAAAATCGCTGGCCGGTCGGCTGCGGACCGTCATCGAAAAGATGACCGAGGTGCGATCCACAGCGCGCACAGCGCACTTCCGTGCGGACCATGCCGTGACTATCATCGGCGCGCAGCTCGACGGCGTCCTTGGAAAGCGGCTCGAAGAAACTGGGCCAGCCGGAACCTGAGTCGAACTTCGTCTTGGCGGCGAAGAGCGGCGCACCGCACGCGGCACATGCATAGGTTCCGTCCGCTTTATTGTGCAGCAGCTTTCCGGTGAACGGCGCTTCCGTGCCGGCCTCACGCAGTATGCGATACTGCTCCGGCGTGAGCTCGCGTTTCCACTCGTCTTCGGACTTCTTGATCTCCGGCGGCATGGTGATTCCCTCGCATCCGCGTTAGGACGGTGTGCCGAGAGCCAGAATTGAACTGGCGACACCGCGCTTTTCAGGCGCGTGCTCTACCAACTGAGCTATCTCGGCGGCCTAAAACGCGTTCGGCGCTTCGCTTGGAAAACCTCGCATCGGTCGCGCTCCGCACACTACGGTTTGCCGTTTTGCCCTACGAGATATTGGACGAGCGCATCGACTGCGGTCGCGTCTATCGGCGCGCCGTAAGCCTTTTGCATCTTCAGCACTTCCCCGCGCCACTGATCGGCGGTGAGCGGCGGCTGCATGTACACGTAGTCGGCGGCGTGACAGATCGTGCAGTTAGCTTGCGCGATCGATTGTCCGACGCCGGGTCCGAACGATCGCGCGTCGGGCGGCAATGTGATCGCCACCGCCGCGCCGGCTGCGTCGCTTTTCGCCGACGACGCGGTCGCGAGCATTGCGCAGAACAGTGCGGCGAGAATCGCCGCGGCGATACAGTGATTGCGTTGGTCGTTCTTCATGAGGCGGCTGCCACATCGAGCGTTTCGACCGCGTTGCGCATGTAACCGGATGCGTTCCACGTCGCGGCGGACGGCTGCGTCGATCCGTCGACACTCGTCGCCGCGCATTGCAGCGCGTAGCGTTTGCCCGGTTCAGACGAGAACGACGCCGACCACTCGCGAAAACCATAACGCCCTTCATCGGCGCCGAGCGCCGCTTGACTCCACGAGGCGCCGTTATCGCTGCTGAACATCACCTTCGCGATGCCGCTGCCGCTATCGAAAGCGATGCCACGGACCGCGACCTGTCCTTGGCGGTCGACAGAAGCACCCGGCACGAGGTTTGTGATGAAAGACCTTACCGTAAGTTTTGAGATCGGTACGGTCGGCACTTTCGTGCCCGGCTCCTGGCAACCGCAAGGCGCGGCCGGAACGCGATAGGCAGTGGTCATCCAGAAATTGTCATCCGGCGCGTCGCGGACTTCGATGTCGTTCAGCATCTTCACCCAATACGTCGCATACCAGCCCGGCACCACGAGCCGGACCGGAAACCCATTGAGCAGCGGTAAGGGCTCGCCGTTCATCTCATACGCGAGCAATACGTCGTCACCGTCGGCGATATCGACGTCCAGTGATTTCTTGAAACTCGGCGTACCCGCCAACACAGGCCTGTCCATACCGCTGAAGCGGACCGTTTTTGCTGTCCCCGCGACGCCTGCGCGCGCGAGCACGTCTTTGAGCCGAGCGCCGCGCCAGCGGGCGTTTCCCATCGCCCCGTTTGCCCATTGTCCGCCGGCAACGCGCGGTTGGAAGAATCCGCGGCTGTTGCCCGCGCACTCGCAGACCGCCGTGACCTCGGCCGGCGCGAAGCCGGTTCGCAGTTCGGCGAGCGATATCGTCGCCGGCTTATCGACGAGCCCACGCACGGTCAACGCATACTGCGCCGGATCTACGGATGTGGGAACACCGGCGAGATGCCAACGGACAAAAAATGCGTCGTTGGGCGTGAGGAGGCTTTCGTCGAAGACCGCAAACGGCGTCTCGAGTTGGACCGGTCGCGATGTCAAAACGATCAACGGCCGTTTTTGCGGATACGCCGCGAGCGAACGCGCGCCGTTGGTAAAGGGAAGTTCGACCGTCTCTGCGCCCGAAGCCGCTGCGATTGCCGGCCTGCTGAGCGCAAGCCCCCCGATCGTCGCGCCCACACCCGTGAGAAACGTTCTACGACGCATGCCGCTGATCATAGCTACTCCGTCCCGAGCGGTCTTGGGGGTGGTCCGGGCACGCGCTTTCGCCGCGGCAGGCGCTCTTCACCTCGGCCCCGATAGTTGAAACCGACGTTTCATATATGGTACTATTGCGCCGTGGCCAGAACGGCGGATAAAGCGCATCGCACCAAGCTGCTTGAGGATATAGCCGACTACATGCTTGGCCACGGATATGCGAATCTCTCGCTGCGCCCGCTTGCTAAGGCGGTGCGCTCGAGCCCGCGAGTCCTGCTCTATTATTTCGGGTCAAAAGAGAATCTCGCGGCGCTCGCCCTTGGCGTCGCACGCGACCGCCAGCGCGCGCACTTCGCACGGCTTCGCGAACAAGAATTCGAAACGTGCTCGGGGTTGTCGCGAGCGATCTGGTCGACGATGCGCGCACCCGCGGTAAGACCTCTCTTCCGGTTGTTCTTCGAAGTCTACGGTCTCGCGCTCCAAGACCGGCGCGGCTACGCCGCATTTTTGCGTTCCGCAGTCTTCGATTGGTTGCGATTCATCGAAGAGCCGTACATCCGGCGAGGCACGCCGCGCAAGGTCGCACGCGCGATCGCGACCGCGCTGCTCGCCGGTTTCCGTGGATTCATGCTCGATCTGTGCGGCAGCGGCGACACAGCGCGCATCGACCGCGCCGTCGAGCTGTGGATCGAGACGCTGAATGCGCCGCCGTTCCAGCCACAATATACTTGAAACAGTCGTTCCAGATATGATATAGTCGCGGCATGGCACAGACCGCAGCGCAGCAACCCCGGCGGCCGGGCGTGAACAT from Candidatus Eremiobacteraceae bacterium includes these protein-coding regions:
- the msrB gene encoding peptide-methionine (R)-S-oxide reductase MsrB encodes the protein MPPEIKKSEDEWKRELTPEQYRILREAGTEAPFTGKLLHNKADGTYACAACGAPLFAAKTKFDSGSGWPSFFEPLSKDAVELRADDSHGMVRTEVRCARCGSHLGHLFDDGPQPTGQRFCMNSVSLAFKEKN
- a CDS encoding molybdopterin-dependent oxidoreductase: MRRRTFLTGVGATIGGLALSRPAIAAASGAETVELPFTNGARSLAAYPQKRPLIVLTSRPVQLETPFAVFDESLLTPNDAFFVRWHLAGVPTSVDPAQYALTVRGLVDKPATISLAELRTGFAPAEVTAVCECAGNSRGFFQPRVAGGQWANGAMGNARWRGARLKDVLARAGVAGTAKTVRFSGMDRPVLAGTPSFKKSLDVDIADGDDVLLAYEMNGEPLPLLNGFPVRLVVPGWYATYWVKMLNDIEVRDAPDDNFWMTTAYRVPAAPCGCQEPGTKVPTVPISKLTVRSFITNLVPGASVDRQGQVAVRGIAFDSGSGIAKVMFSSDNGASWSQAALGADEGRYGFREWSASFSSEPGKRYALQCAATSVDGSTQPSAATWNASGYMRNAVETLDVAAAS
- a CDS encoding TetR/AcrR family transcriptional regulator — its product is MARTADKAHRTKLLEDIADYMLGHGYANLSLRPLAKAVRSSPRVLLYYFGSKENLAALALGVARDRQRAHFARLREQEFETCSGLSRAIWSTMRAPAVRPLFRLFFEVYGLALQDRRGYAAFLRSAVFDWLRFIEEPYIRRGTPRKVARAIATALLAGFRGFMLDLCGSGDTARIDRAVELWIETLNAPPFQPQYT